A stretch of the Musa acuminata AAA Group cultivar baxijiao chromosome BXJ2-7, Cavendish_Baxijiao_AAA, whole genome shotgun sequence genome encodes the following:
- the LOC135617395 gene encoding thioredoxin domain-containing protein 9 homolog isoform X2, translating to MAEKRSRWLSLGHGEYTEIPEKEFFAAVKASDRVVCHFYRENWPCKVMDKHLSILAKQHIETRFLKIHAEKSPFLTEKLRIIVLPTLALVKNAKVEDYVVGFDELGGTDDFSTVELEERLAKSQVISFEGEASSYPTKSNKTKRSVHQSETADSSDSD from the exons ATGGCCGAGAAGCGGAGCCGCTGGCTCTCCCTGGGCCACGGTGAGTACACTGAGATCCCCGAGAAGGAATTCTTCGCCGCTGTCAAGGCCAGCGATCGTGTTGTCTGCCATTTCTACCGCGAGAATTGGCCTTGCAAG GTGATGGACAAGCATCTGAGTATTCTTGCAAAGCAACATATAGAGACACGCTTTCTGAAAATTCATGCTGAGAAAAGTCCCTTCTTGACTGAGAAGCTCAGGATCATCGTACTACCTACTCTTGCTCTTGTAAAGAATGCCAAAGTTGAGGATTATGTG GTTGGTTTTGATGAGCTTGGAGGCACCGATGACTTCAGTACAGTAGAGCTGGAGGAACGATTAGCCAAGTCGCAAGTTATCTCCTTCGAGGGTGAAGCATCATCTTATCCTACCAAGTCCAACAAAACCAAGAGAAGTGTCCACCAATCCGAAACAGCTGACTCGTCTGACTCTGATTAA
- the LOC135617395 gene encoding thioredoxin domain-containing protein 9 homolog isoform X1, whose translation MDESHAKQILEQQVLTVARVVEDKIDDEIAALDRLDLDDFEALRERRLQQLKKMAEKRSRWLSLGHGEYTEIPEKEFFAAVKASDRVVCHFYRENWPCKVMDKHLSILAKQHIETRFLKIHAEKSPFLTEKLRIIVLPTLALVKNAKVEDYVVGFDELGGTDDFSTVELEERLAKSQVISFEGEASSYPTKSNKTKRSVHQSETADSSDSD comes from the exons ATGGACGAAAGTCATGCGAAGCAG ATCCTCGAGCAGCAAGTGCTGACCGTGGCCAGGGTCGTCGAGGACAAGATCGATGACGAAATTGCGGCACTCGATCGGCTGGACCTCGACGACTTCGAGGCCCTGCGGGAGCGCAGGTTGCAGCAGCTGAAGAAGATGGCCGAGAAGCGGAGCCGCTGGCTCTCCCTGGGCCACGGTGAGTACACTGAGATCCCCGAGAAGGAATTCTTCGCCGCTGTCAAGGCCAGCGATCGTGTTGTCTGCCATTTCTACCGCGAGAATTGGCCTTGCAAG GTGATGGACAAGCATCTGAGTATTCTTGCAAAGCAACATATAGAGACACGCTTTCTGAAAATTCATGCTGAGAAAAGTCCCTTCTTGACTGAGAAGCTCAGGATCATCGTACTACCTACTCTTGCTCTTGTAAAGAATGCCAAAGTTGAGGATTATGTG GTTGGTTTTGATGAGCTTGGAGGCACCGATGACTTCAGTACAGTAGAGCTGGAGGAACGATTAGCCAAGTCGCAAGTTATCTCCTTCGAGGGTGAAGCATCATCTTATCCTACCAAGTCCAACAAAACCAAGAGAAGTGTCCACCAATCCGAAACAGCTGACTCGTCTGACTCTGATTAA